Below is a genomic region from Pirellulales bacterium.
TGTTCGACGTCGTGAGCGAATCGTGCGCGGGACTTGAAGAACCGAGCCTGACGCGCAGCCGGCGTTCGTCGCAGCCGGTCATCGACATGGTCAATCGCGTCTTCGAGCGGCTCAATGCGAATCCCGCCCTGGCCGATTTGGCGGATGCGTCGACCATCTGGCAAAAAGGCTACGAGACGCACACGACGGCCAAGACCGAGCTTGCGGGCCACGTGCGCATGGTCACCTCGCCGGCGGCCGAAGTCGCGGCCGAACAGCGGGAAACAACCCTCCGCTTCGCCGCCGATGAAATTGCCCGGCTGGTGCGCGAGGCGCCGGGCAGGTCGGTCGGCGTGCTGGTGCGCACGAACGACGCCATCGTCACGCTGATTCAAGAGCTGGCAAGCCGCAAGGTGACCGCCAGCGAAGAAGGCGGCAATCCGCTCACCGATTCGCCCGCCGTGGCGGTGGTGCTGTCGCTGTTGGCGATTGCCGACCATCCGGGCGACACGGCGGCCAGGTTTCACGTGGCCCACTCGCCGCTGGGGCCGGTTTTGGGTCTGGCCGACTATGCCGACGATCGCCAGGCCGAGCGGCTATCGTTGGCCGTGCGGCAGCAACTTTTGGTGCGCGGCTATGGCCCGACGCTCTATCGCTGGGCGCGCGACCTGTCGGAGCATTGCGGCCCGCGCGACGCCAGCCGGCTGTTGCAGCTTGTCGAGCTGGGCTACCGCTTCGATCCCGATGCCGGCCTGCGGGCGCGCGACTTTGCGTCCTTGGTGGAACGCGAGCGGGTTGAGGCGCCGTCGCCGGCCGACGTGCGGGTGATGACCATTCACAAGGCGAAGGGCCTCGAATTCGACATCGTGGTGCTGCCGCAGCTCGACTACAAACTGCGCGGACAAACGCCGCCCGTGCTGGTCGGCCGCCCCGCGCCGGCGGAGGCCGCCAACCTGGTGTGCAAATATCCCAATGAGGCGCTGCGGTCGCTGCTGCCGACCGAGGTCGGCGCGGCCTTCGACGCCTATCAGCAACGAGTGGTGCGCGAGTCGTTGTGCTTGCTCTACGTGGCGCTGACCCGCGCCGTCCACGCGCTGCACATCATCGTGCCGCCCTCGAAAAAGCCCTACGCGACGTTGTCGGGTGTCTTGCACGGTGCCTTGGTCGGCCCCGGAGCACTCGAGCCGGAGAAGGTGGTCTACGAGCAAGGCGACCGGCAGTGGTATCGTCAGCGGGAGCCGGGCGTGGCGGGCGTGCGGAAGCAAGACGTCGCGGAGACTTGGCCACAGCAGGCGCGGTTCGAAGTCGATCTGGCGGCCGGTCAGCGGCGCCGGCGCGGCCTGGAGCGTGAGAGTCCGTCGGAACTGGCCCGCGCCGCCCACGTCGATTTGGCGACGCGGATGCTGCTGGAGTCGGCGCAGGCGGTCAACCGCGGCAGCGTGTTCCACGCCTGGTTCGAGCAGATCGAATGGCTCCACGGCGTCGAGCTCGACGATGCCGCGTTGCGACAAATCGGCCTGAAGATCGGCGCCGCCGCGGCCGACCTGGACCAGTGGCTGCCGCAGTTTCGCGCCAAGCTGCTGAACCCGCGATTGCGCGGCGTGCTGAGCCGTGCTTCGTACCGTTCGCCCGACGGCGCTCCTTGGTCGCAGCGGCCGGAGATTTGTGCCGATTTGGAAGGCATCGAGCCGACGATCGAAGTGTACCGCGAGCGGCCCTTCGCCGTGCGGCTGGGCGATCGGCTATTGAGCGGCACCTTTGACCGCTTGGTGCTCGTGCGGTGCGCGGCGCGGAACGTTGCGACTGCGCCACGGTCTGGGGCATCGTCCAAGACCGCCGTCCAGGAGCGGACCGTTGTGCGGCCGGCGCCGGCCGCTTCGGTGGTGGCGGCGGAGGTGCTCGACTTCAAGACCGACGCGATCGCGGTCGGCGACCCGCACGCCGTCGAGCAGATCGTGGCCCGCTATCGGCCGCAGTTGTCGGCCTATCGCCAGGCCGTGTCCGGCATCTACGGTTTGCCGCCGGAGCGCGTGATTACCAGGCTGATGTTGATCGAGGCCGATCAAGTGGCGGAAGTGGAGTGATCGCTAGACCAACGGCTTCATTCCCAGCGGATACAACAGCAAGGGCGGCTAGCTCGTCAGCCGACGGCTGCGCCCGCAAGTTCGGCGTTCTTCTCAACGGGCGTCTCGTCCGAACCGGGCAGAATTTCCTCGGGATCAAGCCTCGACACGAAGGTGCAGCCCACACGATAGACCTTCTCATCGCCGTCGGCCATGCCGACGACATTGGCCACGCTCGAAATCATGTAACGTGCCGCGGGCGGATGTCCCAGCCGAATCACGAGCGCCTGGTAGTCGGGCGCGGTGTTCGTGAGAAAGGAAATGCCCTTGACCGACAGATCGTAGCAACGCACCGAAAAGAAGTCGCCGGACGTCGGCATCGGGCCGCCCAGCTTGTAGGGAGCAATCTGCTGCAGGTTGCGGAAGGGGTGTCGCACCAGGGCCTTGTCGGCTTCAATCGGCAGGTGACCGGTGCAGTCGTGGAGGTAGGCGCGGTTCCGGCCCGACTCTTTGGCGGCATACAGGGCCTGATCGGCGCGTTCCACCAACGACGTGGCGCTCTCACCGGCCGACGCCGTAGCCAGGCCCAGGCTGGCCGTGAGCGGAATCATCTCTCCTTCGTACATAACGCCACTGGCGGCGATGGTGGCCCGCAGGCGTTCGGCCACGTTGATCGCGTCGTCCAGCTTGGTGCCCGGCAAGATCACGGCGAATTCTTCGCCGCCGTAGCGGGCGGGGATGTCCATCTGCCGCAACGCTCCGCGCAGCACCTCGCCCAGATGGCGCAGCGCCGCGTCGCCGCCCGCGTGGGTATAACGGTCGTTGAAGCTTTTGAAGTGGTCGATGTCGAGCATGATCATGCTGAGCGGCACCTGGTGCCGTCGCCACTGCTCGAACCGCCGCTCCAGGTCCTCGATAAATGCTCGGCGGTTGGCCAGTCCGGTGAGCACGTCGGTCCTGGCCTCCACCGCCAGTTCCTTGACCTTTTCGCGGTGTTCGACGATCTCCGCCCGCGCGGCGGTCAATTCCGCCTGCAACTGCTGGTTGGCCAGCATGATCCGCGAGGCGGCATCGAGCACCATGTCGGGTTCGCCCTCTTTCGCCGCGCGCAGGCTGGCGCTGATCTCTTCCAGGCGATAGGAGTGCGAGCCGATCTCGCCCTGAATTCGGTGACTGAGGTCCCCCAACCATTGCGGTTCGCTGGCAGCCTCGGCCACGGCGGCAGGCGCGCGGTCCGCCTCCGATGGAGCAGCCTCCGCCACCGCCGCAACCGTTTCGGACGGCGGGGACGGCGGCGGTTGCTTGGGTGCCATTGCTGGCGCATGGTCCGGTCGCGCTTCGGGATGGAGCCAAAGATAAATGGCGTAGAGCGAGCCGCTGGCAATTGCGGCGCCAAACAATACGCCCAGCACGAACCCAAGCATGATGCGGATCCTGAAAACCACCATGTGCCATAAGAGCACGGACGATATTGCAACATTAACTCACGGTTTGCTCGGCGAACCGCACGGAGCGACGCCTTTTCGTCAGCCGGCCTGCGTGTTTTCCTCATGCGCGCCTACGGCAGCAATTATACCGTCACAGAAATTCCGATTTTACGGCGTTCGCCGATCCGCCTATATTTAATGATGATGCCAGGGCTCGGAACCGGAACAGAATCGATGGCCAGATGGGTTCGGATTGCCGGCACCCGCGAATGCCCGCCAGGACAGGCGATGGAGTGCATCGTTGAAAGTGCCGTCGTGGCCCTGTTCAACGTCGACGGCAGGTATTACGCGTTGGACGGCGTCTGCCCGCACCAGGGAGGCCCGCTGGCCAAAGGCCGCCTGGCCGGCTGCACGGTGTCGTGCCCCTGGCACGGATGGCAGTTCGACGTGGCTACGGGCGAGCACACGGCAAACCGCCGGCTGCGGCAACGGTCGTTCGCGGTGCGAGTGGAGGGCGAAGAGGTTTTGATCGAGATGGAGGACGCACGTTGATTCGCTATCGGGCATTCCGCAATAGCGATCCGCCGGCCCTGGCGGAGATTTGGCGCAGCCAGCCGGCCGAACACGGACGAGTGCGGCCCATGTCGGCCGCGCTGTTCGAGCAATTCGTGCTGTCGAAGCCCTATTTCGACAACGCCGGGCTGATTGTGGCCGTCGACGATCAACTCCCCGTCGGCTTCGCGCACGCCGCGTTTGGGCCGAACGCTTGCGGTGACCGGCTCGCACGGCAAATGGGCAGCACGTGCCTGGTCATGGTCCGCACCGACTACCAAGGGCGCGGCATCGGCGGAGAGTTGCTCTCACGCAGCGAAAGCTATCTTCGCCAGCGCGGGGCTGAGGTGATGTACGGCGGCGGCATTGCGCCGCTGAACGGGTTTTACTTGGGGCTGTACGGCGGCAGCGAGTTGCCGGGCGTGCTCGACAGCGATGCCGGCGAGCAGCATCTGTTCGAATCGCACGGTTACCGTGAAATCGACCGCGTCTACGTACTGGAGCGGGCGCTGGCGGGCTTCCGTCCGCCGATCGACCGCCAGCAACTGCAAATCCGCCGGCGGTCGACGATCGAGGCGATGTTCGATCCTCCGCCGCACAGTTGGTGGGAGGCTTGTGCCTGGAGCGGTCTCGATCAGACGCTCTATGAGTTGACTTCGCGCGACGCGTGCCGGGTTGTGGCGCGGGCCACGGCCTGGTCGATCGAGCCGCTTTCGTCGAGTTGGGGCGTGCGTGCGACCGGCGTGACGGCACTCGAGGTCGAGGAGGCCTCTCGCCGCCAAGGCATCGCCACCTATCTCATGAGCGACATCATGCGTCAACTCGCGTCGCAAGGCACGTCGCTCGTTCAGGTGCAAACCATGCAGGCCAACGTGCCGGCCCAGAAGCTCTATGAGAAACTCGGCTTCCGGCTCGTCAATCAAGGCGCCGTTTATCGCAAAGACGGTTCGAGCGCGTGAAGATGAGCCACTAGCATCGGCCCAGGCTGCGGAAACCAGTTTTGCAGCCGCACCGAAAACGGTGGAACCATTTCGCTATTGCGCAGTTCGTCGAGATAGCCTTGCACGATCTGTCGCCGGGCCGGATCGTTCTCCATCAGCCAATGGACCCAGGCCCAGCTTTCGGCGTAATCGAGCTGCGTCATTTCGCTGGCCGACGCAAGGCGCTCGAGCCGCAGCAGGTCGGGCTTCCAGCTCAAGTTCGCCAGCCGCTCCAGCAGCAGCCGCACGTGCGGACGGTTCATGCCCGCGTGTCCGCGAGGCACTTCCGCGTATTCGGCCAGCCCTTCGTCGAGCCACAGCGGCAAGTTGGGCACGACGGAGTGCAAATAGCCGTGTGCCACCTCGTGACGCAAATCCTCGGCCACGCGGTCTCCCCACTGGGCATAAACCGCCAGCCGTGTGTCGCTTTCGACAAAGAACGCCCGGCGTTGCGGAAACTCAGGATAATACTGCCGCAGAAAGTCGCGATAACGCTCTTCCGAATCGAACAGATAAACATTGACCGGCTCGGCCGATTTGGGAAGCTGCAGCTTCGCCAGCAGATCGTTGCGCTCCAACACCAACTCTTCCAGCAGGCGGTGATGCGGCGGTAAGGCGAAATCGCTATACACGACCAACGGATCGAGCACGAGCGTGTGCTTGATCGGCAAGGGGTTCGCGTGCTGGCCCAGACCCACGCAGCCGAGCGGCAGGCAGGCAAGCAAAGTGATAGCGGCCCGACGGGCGGTTCTCATGCGGCAAGCCCCGGAATGTTTCTCGGCGCGCTCTTCGGCTGAACAAGCCCGTCGATGGCCTCGGCGAACGGCTGTTCCCAACGGGCAACGCTGTATTCGTCCTCCACTCGCCGCCGGGCAGCCGCTCCCATGCGGCGTCGCAGCCCGGAGTCGTTCGACAACCGTTCGACGGCCGCTCGCCACTCCTGCGGCGTGTCGGCCAGAAAGCCGGTGACGCCATCGACGATGATTTCGCAGTGTACGCCCACGCGGTTCGCCACCACCGGCAACCCCGCCGCCATATATTGCAGCACTTTCAGCCCGCACTTGCCTCGGCTCCAACGGTCGTCGGGCA
It encodes:
- a CDS encoding UvrD-helicase domain-containing protein; translation: MLNSKPFPHTLIRASAGTGKTFQLSNRYLALAAAGTPTDEILATTFTRKAAGEILERVLTRLANAAENDRAARELGAFLGDGGLDAAKARQTLEKLVHQLHRLRISTLDAFFAQLARSFDLELGLPPGWRIIDESADRRLRSEAVREVLAGGDSGETRALLHLLSKGEVARSVNDQLHSLVSDLYGLYQETTEEAWEAIPRPPRLTDDKLAAAIEALAQCELPKHKSIVESRDKDLAAARARDWLTFVGGGLAQCVLGGKTSYYNKPIDDGLAEVYRALVRHAKGVLVGQLADQTRAARQFLEKFDAHYRRLKLSRRALRFEDITLALGKSKLVERAEQLAFRLDTRLSHLLFDEFQDTSLEQWNVLRPLVEEVVNGTSESEVGWDQRACERRPTVNDVDNGGPALASSLVPLYEKSASFFCVGDVKQAIYGWRGGVPELFDVVSESCAGLEEPSLTRSRRSSQPVIDMVNRVFERLNANPALADLADASTIWQKGYETHTTAKTELAGHVRMVTSPAAEVAAEQRETTLRFAADEIARLVREAPGRSVGVLVRTNDAIVTLIQELASRKVTASEEGGNPLTDSPAVAVVLSLLAIADHPGDTAARFHVAHSPLGPVLGLADYADDRQAERLSLAVRQQLLVRGYGPTLYRWARDLSEHCGPRDASRLLQLVELGYRFDPDAGLRARDFASLVERERVEAPSPADVRVMTIHKAKGLEFDIVVLPQLDYKLRGQTPPVLVGRPAPAEAANLVCKYPNEALRSLLPTEVGAAFDAYQQRVVRESLCLLYVALTRAVHALHIIVPPSKKPYATLSGVLHGALVGPGALEPEKVVYEQGDRQWYRQREPGVAGVRKQDVAETWPQQARFEVDLAAGQRRRRGLERESPSELARAAHVDLATRMLLESAQAVNRGSVFHAWFEQIEWLHGVELDDAALRQIGLKIGAAAADLDQWLPQFRAKLLNPRLRGVLSRASYRSPDGAPWSQRPEICADLEGIEPTIEVYRERPFAVRLGDRLLSGTFDRLVLVRCAARNVATAPRSGASSKTAVQERTVVRPAPAASVVAAEVLDFKTDAIAVGDPHAVEQIVARYRPQLSAYRQAVSGIYGLPPERVITRLMLIEADQVAEVE
- a CDS encoding GGDEF domain-containing protein, with the translated sequence MLGFVLGVLFGAAIASGSLYAIYLWLHPEARPDHAPAMAPKQPPPSPPSETVAAVAEAAPSEADRAPAAVAEAASEPQWLGDLSHRIQGEIGSHSYRLEEISASLRAAKEGEPDMVLDAASRIMLANQQLQAELTAARAEIVEHREKVKELAVEARTDVLTGLANRRAFIEDLERRFEQWRRHQVPLSMIMLDIDHFKSFNDRYTHAGGDAALRHLGEVLRGALRQMDIPARYGGEEFAVILPGTKLDDAINVAERLRATIAASGVMYEGEMIPLTASLGLATASAGESATSLVERADQALYAAKESGRNRAYLHDCTGHLPIEADKALVRHPFRNLQQIAPYKLGGPMPTSGDFFSVRCYDLSVKGISFLTNTAPDYQALVIRLGHPPAARYMISSVANVVGMADGDEKVYRVGCTFVSRLDPEEILPGSDETPVEKNAELAGAAVG
- a CDS encoding Rieske 2Fe-2S domain-containing protein — encoded protein: MARWVRIAGTRECPPGQAMECIVESAVVALFNVDGRYYALDGVCPHQGGPLAKGRLAGCTVSCPWHGWQFDVATGEHTANRRLRQRSFAVRVEGEEVLIEMEDAR
- a CDS encoding GNAT family N-acetyltransferase, which translates into the protein MIRYRAFRNSDPPALAEIWRSQPAEHGRVRPMSAALFEQFVLSKPYFDNAGLIVAVDDQLPVGFAHAAFGPNACGDRLARQMGSTCLVMVRTDYQGRGIGGELLSRSESYLRQRGAEVMYGGGIAPLNGFYLGLYGGSELPGVLDSDAGEQHLFESHGYREIDRVYVLERALAGFRPPIDRQQLQIRRRSTIEAMFDPPPHSWWEACAWSGLDQTLYELTSRDACRVVARATAWSIEPLSSSWGVRATGVTALEVEEASRRQGIATYLMSDIMRQLASQGTSLVQVQTMQANVPAQKLYEKLGFRLVNQGAVYRKDGSSA